A portion of the Lolium rigidum isolate FL_2022 chromosome 1, APGP_CSIRO_Lrig_0.1, whole genome shotgun sequence genome contains these proteins:
- the LOC124701892 gene encoding phosphoglycolate phosphatase 1A, chloroplastic-like, whose amino-acid sequence MLLARASPSFLPSTSASPTPSTPTLPPCASFGRNQRSGGVGLTAASPHCAVRRPVMAAAAAGAVPAAKLEDAEALIDSVETFIFDCDGVIWKGDKLIDGVPETLDLLRSKGKRLVFVTNNSTKSRKQYGKKFESLGLSVNEEEIFASSFAAAAYLESIDFPKDKKVYVIGEEGILIELELAGFQHLGGPTDGDKKIELKPGFYMEHDKDVGAVVVGFDRYFNYYKVQYGTLCIRENPGCLFLATNRDAVTHLTDAQEWAGGGSMVGAVLGSTKQEPLVVGKPSTFMMDYLAKKFGITTSQICMVGDRLDTDILFGQNGGCKTLLVLSGVTSVETLQSPNNTIQPDFYTNQISDFLTLKAATV is encoded by the exons ATGCTGCTGGCTCGCGCCTCCCCCAGCTTCCTCCCGTCCACCTCCGCATCCCCTACACCGTCGACGCCGACGCTGCCGCCGTGCGCGTCCTTCGGCAGGAACCAGCGCAGCGGCGGTGTCGGCCTAACCGCGGCATCACCTCACTGCGCCGTCAGACGGCCAGtgatggcggcagcggcagcgggagCAGTGCCGGCGGCGAAGCTTGAGGACGCCGAGGCGCTCATCGACTCCGTCGAGACCTTCATATTCGACTGCGATG GGGTGATCTGGAAGGGCGACAAGCTGATCGACGGCGTGCCGGAGACGCTCGACCTGCTCAGATCAAAG GGCAAAAGGCTGGTGTTCGTGACCAACAACTCGACCAAGTCGAGGAAGCAGTACGGGAAAAAGTTTGAATCGCTCGGGCTGAGCGTCAACGAG GAAGAGATATTTGCATCGTCCTTCGCAGCTGCTGCATACCTGGAGTCCATCGATTTCCCCAAAGATAAGAAG GTTTATGTGATTGGAGAGGAAGGGATTCTCATAGAGCTGGAGTTGGCTGGCTTTCAACACCTTGGTGGACCA ACAGATGGTGACAAGAAGATTGAGCTAAAGCCTGGATTCTACATGGAGCATGACAAAGAT GTTGGAGCAGTTGTGGTTGGATTTGATCGCTACTTTAACTACTACAAAGTTCA GTACGGGACGCTTTGCATACGCGAGAATCCTGGGTGCCTTTTCCTTGCAACAAACAGGGACGCTGTCACTCATCTCACTGATGCCCAAGAGTGGGCAG GTGGCGGGTCGatggtaggcgctgttcttggctcAACCAAACAAGAACCACTCGTCGTCGGGAAGCCGTCAACATTCATGATGGATTACCTGGCAAAGAA GTTTGGAATCACAACATCTCAGATATGCATGGTAGGTGACCGTTTGGATACCGACATTCTGTTTGGGCAAAATGGAGGCTGCAAAACTCTTCTGGTTCTCTCAG GTGTGACGTCTGTGGAGACGCTTCAGAGCCCCAACAACACTATCCAGCCAGATTTCTATACGAACCAAATTTCTGATTTTCTCACCCTCAAAGCAGCCACAGTATGA
- the LOC124684612 gene encoding uncharacterized protein LOC124684612 codes for MATALLSFFQSLWPLSARLKEDDLGASARLVRPLAVPEETKQFVLALREPESRGLIYILAAQNLSEQSAADAGHLIRAVRPGAVITQVAHAEVDDVWIEEECLAEGGAGGVPASPFQVIKRCVTEKKSKEHYVKSAACQVLQEIFGVGFYGHLLAAKKAAEETGSHFLLLGSPYEKNCNGGGGSSNENSSDDSSAQDSKASCSLPQTAMDDNKSGQKLQGSCLVTQGATSTASSNVRNICLVDDYGRQILKSLAPTANLLLSQAISSTAVTECRLSECKPADGYEPPLFAQTVYPLLADLYAIFIDTPAIVKAMSSVQMLLTQVHRGKPICSEMLSDVYAFGIAIEALRICLNNAGRRRIDAKDNHGLEKLEFAELPSEEKCHILLVQALRSQLREFGSVVAVVDASCLAGIRRHWNTPVPSEITQLAGKCFSHYGNKNDGDSSELPLDSTDKKSWIAEKPVVAVGAGGTAILGFSSLSKTVQASAVFNLAPYKTPVVLKYGLMKLQRHAGVVLSKLLSHGVVSASSKSSALQFTASAEKIRAVTHTVITSAEGTSILAMRTSFYEIMQKRRNRPFRLTPWATFGFSMVACAGLVKHGDGIECAAAAAPSVPMIASLGRGLESLRVTSQEARQTKGQNVKEALLTFLSSLKKSVK; via the coding sequence ATGGCGACGGCGCTGCTCTCGTTCTTCCAGAGCCTGTGGCCGCTCTCCGCCCGCCTGAAGGAGGACGACCTGGGCGCGTCCGCGCGGCTGGTGCGGCCGCTCGCCGTCCCCGAGGAGACGAAGCAGTTCGTGCTCGCGCTCCGGGAGCCCGAGTCGCGGGGGCTGATCTACATCCTCGCGGCGCAGAACCTGTCCGAGCAGTCCGCGGCGGACGCCGGCCACCTGATCAGGGCGGTCCGCCCCGGGGCCGTCATCACCCAGGTCGCGCACGCCGAGGTCGACGACGTCTGGATCGAGGAGGAGTGCCTGGCCGAGGGCGGGGCGGGCGGCGTGCCGGCGTCGCCGTTCCAGGTGATCAAGCGCTGCGTCACGGAGAAGAAGAGCAAGGAGCACTATGTGAAATCTGCCGCCTGCCAGGTCCTGCAGGAGATTTTCGGGGTCGGGTTCTACGGCCACCTGTTGGCTGCCAAGAAAGCCGCGGAGGAGACAGGGTCACATTTTCTCTTGCTTGGCTCTCCTTACGAAAAAAACTgcaatggtggtggtggatcgAGCAACGAAAACAGTTCAGACGATAGCTCAGCCCAGGACTCGAAGGCTAGCTGCTCGCTCCCTCAGACCGCCATGGATGATAATAAATCTGGACAGAAATTACAGGGCAGCTGCTTGGTCACTCAGGGTGCCACTTCAACAGCGAGCTCCAATGTCAGGAACATATGCCTTGTTGATGATTATGGAAGACAGATCCTCAAGTCGCTAGCTCCAACTGCTAACTTGCTGCTGTCCCAAGCTATCTCTTCCACCGCTGTTACCGAGTGCAGATTGTCAGAATGCAAGCCAGCCGACGGATATGAGCCTCCACTTTTTGCGCAGACTGTCTACCCTTTGCTCGCCGACCTTTATGCTATATTTATCGACACTCCGGCAATCGTGAAGGCTATGTCTTCTGTGCAGATGCTGCTCACTCAGGTTCACAGGGGGAAGCCAATTTGCAGTGAAATGTTATCTGATGTCTATGCATTTGGAATTGCAATAGAGGCTCTCAGAATATGTTTGAACAATGCAGGGAGACGCCGCATTGATGCAAAAGATAATCATGGTTTGGAAAAGCTGGAGTTTGCTGAACTCCCTTCTGAGGAGAAGTGCCACATTCTTCTCGTTCAAGCTCTCAGAAGTCAACTAAGGGAGTTTGGTTCTGTCGTAGCTGTAGTTGATGCCAGTTGCTTAGCTGGAATAAGGAGACACTGGAACACTCCTGTTCCTTCAGAGATCACACAATTAGCTGGCAAGTGCTTCAGTCATTATGGCAACAAAAATGATGGTGATAGCAGTGAGCTGCCGTTGGACAGCACTGATAAAAAGAGTTGGATAGCTGAGAAACCTGTCGTCGCAGTTGGTGCAGGAGGAACAGCAATTCTTGGTTTTTCATCTTTGTCAAAAACTGTTCAGGCTTCTGCTGTTTTTAATTTGGCTCCCTATAAAACTCCAGTGGTTTTAAAGTATGGCTTAATGAAGCTGCAAAGACATGCCGGCGTTGTATTAAGCAAGCTCCTCTCTCATGGGGTTGTTAGTGCTAGTTCCAAGTCATCTGCTTTACAGTTCACGGCTTCAGCAGAGAAGATTCGAGCTGTGACGCACACTGTTATAACATCAGCAGAGGGAACTAGTATATTGGCGATGCGGACATCGTTCTATGAAATAATGCAGAAGAGGCGCAACCGACCTTTCAGATTAACTCCTTGGGCAACATTTGGTTTTAGCATGGTTGCATGTGCTGGCCTCGTGAAGCATGGCGATGGGATTGAGTGCGCCGCCGCGGCTGCACCTTCTGTTCCCATGATTGCCTCCCTGGGCCGTGGTCTTGAGAGCTTGCGTGTCACATCACAAGAAGCGAGGCAAACGAAGGGCCAAAATGTGAAGGAAGCTTTGCTAACATTCTTGAGCAGCTTAAAGAAATcagtaaaataa